The Oncorhynchus kisutch isolate 150728-3 linkage group LG14, Okis_V2, whole genome shotgun sequence genomic sequence CCTCAGGTTAAATACTATATTGTACACGTTTAGCTAGTAGAAGCCATAGATTTGCATCATTAGTTTTTGTCATTAGTTGGTTTATATGATCTATGTAGTACTACAAATAGATATCTGCCATCCTCAGATGACGATGATGAGAGCCATGTCAACTTTGTGGTCATTGATGAGTTCCATGAGAAGTTTGGTCCTGCTGTGAGTACCTAACCCTCACAATCAGTTTCATATCACCTAGCCCTGGGTGTAAGCTTCACATTACATAGCCTATTGGCATACAAAGGTGGATAATGAATCTATTGGGAGCCTAAGGAGGTGTGTGTCCTGTCCTGTGGGTGTACGGATTGAACTCTCTAGCACCTTGCTTGGTCATGCTCTCTCCACCTAGATGATGCACATCCGGAAGCAGCAGGTGATCGGGATAGGAGCTGACGGGGTTGGGACGTTCCAGCACGAGAGACTCTGTTGGCTGCAGGTGAGGAAAGAGACTGTTCCTACCTAGGCTTTTACATATGCGTGTCTTATTTCACACAATCTATTATCTTTTCATTGTTGTAAATTTGAACTGAACTATGTCTCTTTGTAGATTGCCACTAAGAACAAGGTGTACCTCTTTGACATCCTGTTGCTTGGAGCCCGGGCCTTCAAGAACGGCCTGTCCATGATCCTAGAAAATAACCACATATTAAAGGTGAGTAATATAGATGGGAGAGTTTGACATATTATCCCATTTCACTTCCACCTCATGCAATTTCTGTCTGTATATATTTGTTGTTCAGGTCACTCATGACTGCCGGAGCCTCGCCGGATGTTTGATGGCTCAGTTTGGAGTAAATCTCACCAACGTCTTTGACACTCAGGTAGAATACTGTAGAGTGTGCAGCCTAAATGATGTTGTTCTATGAATGGATTCTTACTTACCTGTAGGCATCATACCAGGTTTTGTCCTACCTGCCTTATCACAGCAATGTAGTCATGTTATTTCTCCATAGGTGGCAGATATCCTGTGCTTCTACACAGAGACTGGTGGCTTCCTGCCAGACAGGGTCAGTACCCTACCGAAGGTGGTGAGCCTACATTTGAAGATGTCCTCGTCACAACTCTCCTCTCTCAACATCAAGTCTCTGCTCACCAAGGTACGGAACCCTAAAGGAGGGAACATAGCACAGCATTATGGATGTGGTGTTTGTGTCTTTGTCTCAGTGGAACAGAACTGTTGAAAGACTTGTAAACCTtttaacacacacaaatacaaggtGTCTGTACTAaactgtatctgtgtgtctgtactaAACCTATAGGAGGACAAAGAGGTGTGGTACGTGCGTCCCTGCCCTTTATCCCTGCTGAAGGTCATGGCACTGTCGGTGATCCACCTTCAGCCTCTGAGACTGGTGCTGCTGGATGCCCTCATGGCTGACTACACAGGCCTGGTGGACTCCTACCTCAGCGGCAGCCGAGAGGAACCTGTCCACATGCAGAACATCGGCTCGGTGAGCCACTGAGCTTCACACACACGACCCAACACAACCACGCAGATATAGTATTTACATCCTCAAACGTCCAGAGCCACTTACTCATTACTGTACATATGGCAATGTTGAGAGAATATTTAGTGACATAAAAATGAATAGATCTCCATGGCAGTAATGGTCTGAGATATAAATGTCTGTTGTGATGATACAGAAGCTAATGggcagctgtgtgtctgtctacagaGCAGTGTTCTGGAGCTGCCCAGGGAGCTGCGGGAGTTGGAGCACACGCGTCAGAAGCGCCAGAAGTGGGCCGTCGACCGCTACCCTGTCACTGAGCAGGGCCTGCTGGAGCGCTCCAACCCCAGACCCCTACCCCCATCACAGAATGGGCAGGGCCAGGACACAGCCACCCAAAGACAACCAGACCCTCCTGTCCCCACAGCAGTGGCGCCTGTAGTCCCAGCACCAGGGCAGGGCCCAGCAGAGACACCCTGTCCCAGCAATACCCTGGGGGCCTCTGACCTCCATGCTATGACCAGTGCCCTGACACAAGAGGCCCAGCAGAGCTACAGGAAACAGCCGTCTGGAGTCGTCAGCCCAGTGGCTAAATCAGGAGCACCAGGACTCTTGGAGATAGTGATGGACACaatggcaggcagagggaggTCCCTGTTGAAAGACCCAACACCACCCATTCTCCCTGTGTTCCCCTCCCTGGGAAGAGGCCTGGCTCTCCCGATACCAGCAGCCCAGGTCCCCAAGGAGAGCCCCGGAGCCTTGAAGACCCATGCCCCAGTGGGGAGGGTGGAGGTGCCTGTCCCCCCAGGCCCAAGACCCAGCCCAGTACAGCCATCTGAAAACATTCCTGGTGCAGGGAGAGGCCTCATTCAGAAACCCCAAggtctcacctctcctctcagtctctccttcagTTCATTTAGAAAGAGCCACCTATGATTGGGATTGGTTGGTTCAAAATTACTTGTACATTTTTATTCTACAAAAACCACTAGGTGGCGGTAAATTGTCAATTCTGTTTGCAATATAAATTGCACCAATGTTGGGTGTTAACTGCTTTTCTATTTCAAATGTACAATATCAAATTATAATTGGATGAGTGATATTTAGAGTTGTGTCCATGGTATCTGGTTAacctgtacatttgtttatttaagCTTCTATTTTTAAATTGACTTGAATTGCTGTTCGTCACTTGTTCCTTTACAAAGTTAAATTAACACCAGTTCAATACTCCtgatttattctctctctctttctggcctGATTTGCGTGAGTAATGGTACATTCTGAATCTGTTAGGTGCAGTCATTTCACTTGGTAATGAGCCCCTCGGCGTACAGGGAATATTCTGCCAGGCTACAGCCTGATAATGTTCAACTAATTCCTTTGATAACAATACAGAACATAGTGTATTAATTCATACCAGCCCACACCTGGATGATATGTGCAGCACCAGCAGAATTATAGTTCAGCCAAATGAAGCACATCAAGTTCAAATATTGTATACATGAAAAACCTTTTTATGATTCATTAATTTCAAAATGTTTCTTCTCAAAGTCCAATAGTCAGTTGTGTAAAACAAATGCTAACACAGAATAAAGTACCCAATATAGCTTAGGATGATCAATTTACTAAATTTGGCTTCATGGTTGCTGTTAATTGAGGTGGAACGCAGGAAAGCATTGATAGATGTGCTGTtaatgaaagaaaaacattgTTTCTGGAAGGTTGCTTTGATTACGGATGACTGCAAAACCATTAGAGCTGGCACAGAATGAAtgcaggatgttgacatgaaatTGATATTGCCTGTCTGCAGCACTAATCACTCAAGAAGTTCAGATGCTGACGATCATAAGTACCCAACACCTGCCTATGTTTTACATAGGAAAACAAAGCCATGTCTTAATTTATGGGCTTCCTGAATTAGGATCCTGCAATGCAGATATTACACACGTGTTCCACAAAGAGCCACTTTGAATACATTTTCAGAGGTGCAGTTTGGGATCAACAGGATTTTAAGACAAAAACAATGTGTTTAAACCGCAGCAGGGCGCGCAGTACAAATGGGGCCCACATTAATCACGTCTTATTGCCATGGTTATCTACGTATAGCAGCTTGGGCTCATGCCAGGTACCCTCATTGAAGGCATGAAACAGATAAAGTAGTATTTAATTAACTAGGAGGGAGCAGAGCACAAAGACCAATCTCTCTTAGCAACTTGCTCCTCCTCAGCTTCTGCTAGGGACTGGATCGATAGCAGTGAATGGCGGGCAGATTGATAGTTgcatatcgggatattatttttgactaTATATCGTATAGTTCTGACTATCGCAATagtttggtgcaggtacagcctgCACCAAAATggcagtatttttccttcatagcttgttctccatttacttaaaaaaaaataggAAGCCAGTTTGTTTTCAGCAaattccatgactgatcaaaacttttTTTTCATGggtctcttgtccctctgcagcagacatatggtgagatCATGGATTATTCTGTACTTCATCTCCTAGCCTCCTAGGCATTTTGAGCTTCTTTTAGATTTCAAATTGAAACCATCATCTTGTTTCCAGTAATGTTGAGACATTGACTAGTGGCTGTAAGAGCCCTTCTGCATTAAGGTTTTGACAAGGTTCTCTTCACTGTTTGGTTGTGTCAGTCAGTACATATGAAGTGTACTGTGTATGGTTGGCAGAAATCACATGGCCCAATCCATTGTTTGCCATACTCTTCCAGTTCCTGGAACTGCGCAGGCCCAGTCTGTCATTGCCTTTGGTCATAAAACAGTCAACGTTCCCATTGTTTATCCATCGTTTTCTTTACTATATGATGAAGGGGATGTCGATTTTTCAGGGTCTGACTAAACACTCTGGTTCTAGTTGTTCAGTAGGCTGTATCTCCCCAGTCTCTGTGTTTTGTTGATGTGAAGAAAGGGGTGCAGGAAGAGGGAGGTCTACCACAGGGCTGTAAGACAGCTGGGACCGGTCATTGACGGGTAGAGAGGGACCCTTATTTTAGAGGACACTGCATTTCCTGTCTGTCACAATAATGCATTATGAGCTCCACTTCCTGTTTCTCAGGCCTGAGAGGAAGGAACAGGGCGCTTGTCACACGATATTCATGGCTTCCTACCAGAAGGACAGTCGACTACACCTTGAACATCGCAGCAGGATGTGTATGGTTATTTTTAGTGTCGGAAAGGTaggacacagacaaacacaatcTTCAGAAATTCCAGCTGTGTTCGTTCATTGGTTACTAGAAACTTGTTTCCATGTTGTGGCTCTTCCCCGGAGGAACGTGGAGGTCTACTGTTTGCTCATGGTGTCTACATGTGCGTCAGACGCAATTCCTTCCACAGTTAAATAAACAACAATACAATTAATAAACTCCTTCATTCAGTTACTGGATGCTTTATCTGTACTATAAACGTAATACCAAACCTTCAAACCGCTCATCTTAATTACGTGGGAATTGATTATATATTCAACAGGAACAATCTCACCATTCTATCTATACTTGGGGGACTATTATTGGTATTCAATATTTCCATAAGAACACATCCACTACAGACTAGAGGTTGACGATTAAATcgggaatggctgattaattagggccgatttcaagttttcataatcggaaattggtatttttggatgccgatttgccgtttttttcccttttctttcctccacaccttttatttaactaggcaggtaagttaataacacattcttattttccatgacggcctaggaacggtgggttaactgccttgttcaggggcagaacgacagatttttaccttgtcagctcagggattcaatcttgcaagtttacggttaactagtccaatgctcgaaccacctgcctgttacgcgaatgcagtaagaagcctaggtacgttgctagctagcattaaacgtatcttgtaAAAAtctatcataatcactagttctaactacacatggttgatgatattactagtttatctagcatgtcctgcgttgcatataatcgatgcggtgcgcattcgcgaaaaaggactgtcgttgctccaacgtgtacctaaccataaacatcaatgcctttcttaaaatcaatacacagaagtatatattttaacctgcatatttagcttaAAGATATCCAgcttagcaggcaatattaaccaggtgaaattgtgtcacttctcttgcgtccattgcacacagagtcagggtttATGCAACAggttgggccgcctggctcattgcgaactaatttgccagaattttacttaattatgacataacatttgaaggttgtgcaatggaaccgcaatatttagacttagggatgccacccattagataaaatacggaatggttttcgaaatgatagtttctgcattcgaccatattaatgacctacggctcgtatttctgtgttttatgatataattaagtctgatttgatagagcagtctgagcggtggtaggcatcAGCAGGctggtaagcattcattcaaacagcactttcgtgcgttttgccagcagctctcattgcgctgtttatgacttcaagcctatcaactccctagattaggctggtgtaaccgatgtgaaatggctagctagttagcggggttcgagctaatagcgtttcaaacgtcactcgctctgagacttggagtaatTGCtgtgcatgggtaacgctgcttcgagggtggctgttgtcgatgtgttcctggttcgagcccaggtagcggcgaggagagggatggaagctatactgttacactggcaatactaaagtgcctataagaacatccaatagtcaaaggtatatgaaatacaaatcgtatagagagaaagtcctttaattcctataactacaacctaaaacttcttacctgggaatattgaagactcagctttcatatgttctgagcaaggaactttatttgaggctaaattgattttattgatgtattatattaagttaaaataagtgttcattcagtattgttgtaattgtcattattacaaatcaataaaaaaatggcagattaatcggtatcggcttatttttggtcctccgataatcggtatcggcgttgaaaaatcataatcggtcgacctctactacagacatTCACGATTGTATTCACCGACTCATTGGATGAATGCCTCTGATCACAGAGGCATCGTGACACGACACACAACAGCATTATTCATTGCCGGGGCTTGTATTATCCCCTTTGTCACAGGACCCAAAACAACGGTTGTAACCCACTACTTTCTACTATGTTACCGCTGTCCTATTTAAAATGGGTCAATGTTCCTAGGAAACCACCATCCCTCTTGACTATTGTTAGGTTACAGATTGGTTCATAATTAATAGGACTTCATGAATTATTAACCATAGAGGGGGGGAATGAATTGTCCCACCCTCTCCTTTTCTGCTCCTCTTTCTAGAATTATCATTCAGTTTGTTGGTTTGCACCAGCACATCTTGGCCAAAACCATCATTAATATTCACACTTGAGTTGAGCGCTCGCCTGGGCAAGCGCTTATCTTGCCCACAGCTTGCCGGTCATTAAGCAGATtgagcagaaaggagaggagcagagagcggTGTCCGGGTCATTGACTTGATCATctctccccctgtgtgtgtgtgcactcttcacatctgccccccccccccccccccacgggtCTTGATCATCAGGCCTGGGTGGTTGTGGCTCCACAAGTGAACACTTCTCTGCCGTTAGGTGTGATGACTGGCATAAGGTGTCAGCGAGAGCTTTGCTGTTGGCAGCCATCATCTCTCCCCTGAGTGTCTGTGGTTTTGCCTGAGTAGCAGAGTCAGTCAGAGGTGGGTGATTTAATTGCCCTGTAGTGTTGGGGAGTTTTGATTAGTCAGTCTTACCTGAGCACTGAGGCAGGTAGGCGGGTTGAGCATTAGCTGTCACTTCTGGTTAAATGTGAAAACAATAGAACTAATATTCTGTACTTTATTATCCTTGTCCACAGGGACAAACACATCAATCATCAGGTTCTATAGTATTTCACACCTTCCATCTGCTTGTATAATACATTACTCTGTTATCATAAGATCCCTTTCATTCATCCTACATATATAGTCCCTCTTTtgctccccttttctctctctagaGTTACACGATTAGCTCCCATTGTGCAGCACTGGTCATATTCAACAGAGGAATGAATAGTTAATGTGAGAACAGCCAAGCTTCACAGATGGCCACTCAGGTagggcaaaaatgaaaacactgCATCAATATTGCAGTATGCTCTACTGAAGATTAGCTAAGGTATCCCTGTGGTCACTAGTCAGGCTCCACCAGGACATGAGGAGAGCTGTGACCAAACCTAATGATCAGCCTTCAGATGTAAGGGCCTTTGCGTTTAAAGGCCCTATACTAAATACTGATTGTACATCATGCCTAAGTTCTTGAATGTGTAATATCTGCACAGGTTTCTCTGCAgtgatctctccctctcctctcctgtgtacACAGGGAGGCAGCAGGCTGGAGACTAAGCTGTCTGGGGCCTttggaggactctctctctccaccagaaGCCCGTGCCATATTGTGACCTTCAGCCAGAGCAGACTGAATCATCGATAGTGGGAACAGATTGAGTGAGCAGATGAGCCGTGTGTAGCCGGGCAGAGGGCAGGCCTGCGGAATAGTACTCAAATACCCCTGTGCCAATCTGTACAACTGGCATCAAATGGACTGTTTCGCACCCAGGCCTTTAACCCCCTAAGGTTGATGTCTGCGCCCCCATGAAAATCTAATTAGTATAATACAAAAAATCACaataaaaatctgtcagtttaagctagagatatgtttTGTTGCATTGGATGTTTCTCAATCCACCATGTCCGCCTatgtcgcacttccgcatctCCAGTGAAAGATAACAGATCTAGTGGTGTTTGTCAGTCCATGAGACATCACTACAAATCTGTCTTCTCACAAAACCGTCTATAGCATCTGAACGCTTTGACCTACAAacatggtgttctccgttttgctccacaagtgtcaggagcctcgtctgaagtcggtacagctgatctgccaacttctgtctgtagtgtccgaaccttttgggctacacactaaaaTGACCCCTCTCtgcaaaggtgagactctcacaaacatttgctctaggatgcccataggcctcacaagactcaaCTGAAACACCTGTCCTCCGGGaccagttgaaaatatgaatggaagtacagtaccagtcaaaggtttggacctacctactcattctagggtttttcttaaatttttactattttctatattgaagaataatagggaagacatcagaCTATGATAtgacacgtatggaatcatgtagtaaccaaaaaaagtgttaaatcaaaatattttatatttgtgattcttcaaagtagctaccctttgccttgacagcttttgGCACAAttggcactctctcaaccagcttcatgaggtagtcacctggaatgtatttcaattaacaggtgtgcctttgaagaatctaaaatattaaatatattttgatttgtttaacacttttttggttactacatgattcgatatgttttatttaataatttgtcttcactattattctacagttaAAAtgaggaaaaacccttgaatgagtaagtgtgtccaaacttttgactggtactgtatatatcaggGGTTGGCAACTCCAGTcttcgagggcctgattggtgtcacacttccatccctagcaaacacagctgattaatcaaattgtattctaaactgaagatcatgattaggtgattattggagtcaggtgtgttaactggggctggggcaaaactgacaccaatcaggccctggaGGACTGGATTTGCCCACCCCTGGCATATATGAAGACTGTTTAATGCCAAAATATGGGTTTCTTTCATATATAGGAGAGACACTTCAGAATATACTtctatttgatttgtttttgggACTGTTGTTcaatgtagtgaatctgttattcaatgtgtttgtatgggctaatagcagtaagaccccaaaaaatgtttcatcaatgtgtttttttttatacttcaaggggtcttaaaattctaaatgaaatcgctaaatgatccttggtatgacaatggccatgttctgttataatctccacctggcacagccagaatcggactggccacccctcatagcctggttcctctctaggttttggcctttctagggagtttttcctagccaccgtgcttctacacctgcattgcttgctgtttggggttttaggctgggtttctgtacatcactttgacatcagctgatgtaagacgggctttataaatacatttgattgattggttatgaccttcttaaaattccatatagcttagtaaccccccaacccaattgaacacttatgggagattctggagcggtgctTGAGACCGTGTTCtctaccaccatcaacaaaacaacaaattatggaatttctcgtggaagaatggtgttgcttgcatccctccaatagagttccagacacttgtagattCTATACCAAGACGCATGGAAGCTGTTCTGATGGCTTGTGGTGACCCAGCGTGGTATAAAGACATTTTatcactttatgttggtgtttcctttattttggcagttacctgtatgtacaTGGGGAGAGGTGGCTCTTGCCTTAGGGGGTgtgagaggaccagagaggaacCAACCATGCCTGTCAGCCTTTCTGCTATGTAGGGCTGGAGCTTTTCACTTGACCTTGATGATGGACCCCATGGCATGGCACCAGGAAACTCTACGCCCAGCACTGGAGGACAAGTGGTAGCCTTCCCATCCCAACCTGAGCTCAAGGTAGAGGCCAGGGACACGGTGGTATGGCAACAGAGAAGATCTAGAACAATCAGAATGCCAGCTGAACGTTTCCGATGCATTTTGGACTTGAGTTTACCAACTGCTGACTAACTGGCCTCATTGCAGTCCCTTTGGTTCAAAGCCTTGTTCTAAACCAGGGGGATAATGACCAAACAAATAGGACATTAATTATTCACAAATATGAACATGGTCATGTGTCAAAGAAATCCATGATAATGAATGGAACCTCTACTTGATGTTCCACAGATTAGAGATCTACTGTATCTCCAATTGTACAGCAGACACTGACAGCACAATAGAATGTGCCCGTGCAGAATTTTTCTAAACATCAATGAAGATGCAAAGGCACATTACTCAGTGAGGTTTCTTGCCTTGCTGGCTCTGAGAATCTCATAGGCTTAGTGGCTTTGAGGAAAGGGCGTGCTGGTCAATAGAAGAAAATGTGTTTATTCACCAGATATTCTGGTAATTAGTCATCTGTATATTGGCACCATCATCTGTCACAAATGTTTTTGATAGAAAAAGGTGGGAGATTGTGGGGGAGGGTTGATTATAGCCACAGGGAAGGCTTGGGGAGGAAGAAGGCTCCCTGTGGCTGGCTGAATTAGTGCCTGCTGGTTTGGCCTGGCAGCTGTGCTCTGTTCCTGGCACACTGACAGCCTGCTTGGCAGGATGATGCCAGTCTGCAGGTTGGCCCTGACAACATATCTGGGAGGTGCCAACACCAGGCCCACCAAACTCAAACTCCTCCAGTCCCTCCATCAGGCTTTGTCTCCAAACCTACTCACCATTCTCTCTACTTGTTTTGGGAATATTATTGGATTAGTGGTGGATTAAGTTTGGCAATTAAAAGGGCACATTTGATTGATCTCATGTGGGACATTGTAAATGCCACTTTAAGCCTAGCTGACATTCAGCAGTAATGAAAAATGTCACCATACAGTATTCTTCACACCGCATGAATTTGTTCCTAGACAGTCTGGTGCTAAGACATGACAATAAATTATGCTCCATCAGTCACATCACATACAGCTGAACATACATGTCCTTATGATTCAATTCAATTACGTTTAATTTTAGATGCTCTTGTTTGTTAGGATTTCTTAACAGAAGCTCTAAATGGGAAATGAAAAGTGATACAGAAAGGAATGCCATCTGTTTTAACACTAGCATTACAACCTATGTACCTACTGTTTCATTAGAGAGAAATGAAAGGATGGAAAATGATCCTTTTAGGATTAAAGATTGGCAGGATGAAAGTATTTGTACAGAGTAGCCTAATATGGTCTAATGGTTCAGCGGAAAACACTAATCAGTCATTTTGATAGAGCCTTATTGGTGTTAGTTGACACTTAACAAATGTAATTGATTAGGGATAGTTTGTTGAGCTTCTGTAGTTGCTGTAAAATAATGTTTTCCTTGTCGTTGTGATGTACAAACACGCAACAAAGTTACTGTGTACAGTAGTGACACAAGTGACTTCCTGTGTCCGCTGACTGGCCCCTAGAGGTGTCTGATTGAGTCTTTGACCCTCTGCGTGTAAAAGGTGTCAGCCGTGGGGTTTGAGTGGGCCTGGCAGACAGGCAGGTTGGCTTGCTGTACTGTTGGCCCAGATGCAGGAGCTCCTGTCCAGGGATGGCACTGAGGTATCAGCAGGGCACAAACGCACCAGCTGCTATCTCCCTGTCACAGACAGCTGTGTCTGAATATTCATAAAAAGCGCAGAttaatgtgtgtttgtttggccCCACCTGGTGTGCTTTCAAACAGGCCTGCGGACGCTGTGTGTGGCTGCCCAGTACGAGAGCAGACAGCCATAGTACACCACATACTGCACGGGCACCGTGCCCGTGGATGTCTTCAGATCCAGGAATAACCAGGATGAAACCTCGAACAAACAAGTATCAGTGTCCAACTGTCCATAACAAGCACTGGCACAGTTAGAGTGGAAGTTCATCAGCTgaaagctacagttgaagtcggaagtttacatacacttaggttgaagtcattaaaatgtgtttttcaaccactccacaaatttcttgttaacaaactatagttttggcaagtcggttaggacatctactttgtgcatgacacaagtcatttttttttcacaagtcagaaatttacatacactaagttgactgccattaaacagcttggaaaattccagaaaattatgttgtggctttagaagcttctgataggctaattgacatcatttgaggtgtacctgtggatgtatttccaggcccaacttcaaactcattgcctctttggatgacatcatgagaaaatcaaaagaaatcagccaagacctcagaaaaacattgtagacctgtcacgttctgaccttagttcgtttgtttttgtctctgttttagtatggtcagggcgtgagttggggtgggcagtctatgtttgtttttctgtgttgggttttgagttcggcctagtatggttctcaatcagaggcagctgtctattgttgtccctgattgagaatcatacttaggtagcctgtgtttcacttttggtttgtgggtgtttgtttccgtgtgagtgtttgggccacatcGTGGGCCattattgttttgttccagtgttcagtttgtttattaaaaagacatgaacacttaccaccctgcaccttggtcctcctctatctccagacgacatccgttacaagacctccacaagtctggttcatccttgggagcaatttccaaacgcctgaaggtaccacgttcatatgtacaagcaatagtacgcaagtataa encodes the following:
- the exd1 gene encoding piRNA biogenesis protein EXD1 — translated: MDDFQFMDSFKRKRIKLTLKTATFLGIVQRINANKTVILEDVVDVKNGRKFPGVKLFFGHEILNVEFPNVTKSDRDNTSDHRPEGHLTVAEFQPYRKGLILNDDDESHVNFVVIDEFHEKFGPAMMHIRKQQVIGIGADGVGTFQHERLCWLQIATKNKVYLFDILLLGARAFKNGLSMILENNHILKVTHDCRSLAGCLMAQFGVNLTNVFDTQVADILCFYTETGGFLPDRVSTLPKVVSLHLKMSSSQLSSLNIKSLLTKEDKEVWYVRPCPLSLLKVMALSVIHLQPLRLVLLDALMADYTGLVDSYLSGSREEPVHMQNIGSSSVLELPRELRELEHTRQKRQKWAVDRYPVTEQGLLERSNPRPLPPSQNGQGQDTATQRQPDPPVPTAVAPVVPAPGQGPAETPCPSNTLGASDLHAMTSALTQEAQQSYRKQPSGVVSPVAKSGAPGLLEIVMDTMAGRGRSLLKDPTPPILPVFPSLGRGLALPIPAAQVPKESPGALKTHAPVGRVEVPVPPGPRPSPVQPSENIPGAGRGLIQKPQGLTSPLSLSFSSFRKSHL